The following coding sequences lie in one Cotesia glomerata isolate CgM1 linkage group LG5, MPM_Cglom_v2.3, whole genome shotgun sequence genomic window:
- the LOC123265976 gene encoding protein tramtrack, beta isoform isoform X1, translated as MFTNFYKSGSGLEIDKMDQQYCLRWNNHPANLTDVLSSLLAREALCDVTLACVGETFKAHQTILSACSPYFENIFLQNTHPHPIIFLKDVNDTEMKALLHFMYKGEVNVSQHLLPMFLKTAEALQIRGLTDNSVNNKNNDDKSSSPEPDQTQTSARHADSPNLQPHPEKRKRKVSGTNYDVSMTGGPPSERFLSDSQASSQCSYKSSPTVIPKSNNTLGGDLEDGSRAISPSSQAQTTIKQELDHHMPDFHDNISLPGHPVGMLGEDGGPTAGALSDGVPGMEPSEHHNPPEMLDGLDGPPAKKEKDIKYDLHSKLETQLGTESCRLCGKSVANIKKHMKSHFPDKYQCQICMISLTRSDNLKRHIKLKHGIREGSMISPFMRMEAKHFLAKSTDESYLT; from the exons ATGttcactaatttttataaatcag GGTCGGGATTGGAGATAGACAAGATGGACCAGCAGTATTGCCTACGGTGGAACAATCATCCAGCGAATTTAACGGACGTATTAAGTTCTCTGTTGGCTCGAGAAGCTCTATGTGATGTTACATTAGCGTGTGTTGGTGAAACGTTCAAGGCACATCAGACAATACTTTCGGCATGTAGCCCgtactttgaaaatatattcCTGCAAAACACCCATCCGCACCCGATAATATTCCTCAAGGATGTCAATGACACGGAGATGAAAGCCCTTTTGCATTTTATGTACAAGGGCGAAGTTAATGTTAGTCAGCATCTGCTGCCCATGTTCTTAAAAACGGCAGAGGCGTTACAGATACGTGGACTCACtgataatagtgtaaataataaGAACAACGACGACAAAAGCTCGTCCCCAGAGCCTGACCAAACGCAGACAAGCGCTAGGCATGCAGACTCACCTAACCTACAACCACATCCTGAGAAGAGGAAAAGAAAAGTATCGGGAACTAATTATGATGTCTCGATGACTGGTGGACCTCCTAGTGAACGTTTCTTATCTGATTCtcag GCATCGTCTCAATGTAGTTACAAATCAAGTCCTACAGTGATTCCAAAGTCAAACAATACACTGGGCGGTGATTTAGAAGATGGAAGCCGAGCAATATCACCGTCATCTCAGGCACAAACAACAATCAAGCAGGAACTCGATCACCACATGCCTGACTTCCACGACAACATTTCTCTACCC GGTCATCCAGTTGGAATGCTAGGCGAAGACGGAGGACCAACCGCGGGGGCACTTAGCGATGGTGTACCTGGTATGGAACCTTCTGAGCACCATAATCCCCCGGAAATGCTCGACGGACTTGatg GACCACCAgcgaaaaaagaaaaggacaTTAAGTATGACCTTCACAGTAAATTAGAGACGCAGCTCGGTACGGAAAGTTGTAGGTTATGCGGTAAGAGTGTTGCGAACATAAAAAAGCACATGAAGTCCCATTTTCCTGACAAATATCAGTGTCAGATTTGTATGATTTCATTGACGAGGTCCGACAATCTCAAAAGGCATATCAAACTTAAGCATGGGATCCGCGAGGGCTCCATGATTTCCCCATTTATGCGCATGGAGGCTAAACATTTTCTCGCAAAATCCACCGACGAGTCATATCTCACTTAG
- the LOC123265976 gene encoding protein tramtrack, beta isoform isoform X3 codes for MDQQYCLRWNNHPANLTDVLSSLLAREALCDVTLACVGETFKAHQTILSACSPYFENIFLQNTHPHPIIFLKDVNDTEMKALLHFMYKGEVNVSQHLLPMFLKTAEALQIRGLTDNSVNNKNNDDKSSSPEPDQTQTSARHADSPNLQPHPEKRKRKVSGTNYDVSMTGGPPSERFLSDSQASSQCSYKSSPTVIPKSNNTLGGDLEDGSRAISPSSQAQTTIKQELDHHMPDFHDNISLPGHPVGMLGEDGGPTAGALSDGVPGMEPSEHHNPPEMLDGLDGPPAKKEKDIKYDLHSKLETQLGTESCRLCGKSVANIKKHMKSHFPDKYQCQICMISLTRSDNLKRHIKLKHGIREGSMISPFMRMEAKHFLAKSTDESYLT; via the exons ATGGACCAGCAGTATTGCCTACGGTGGAACAATCATCCAGCGAATTTAACGGACGTATTAAGTTCTCTGTTGGCTCGAGAAGCTCTATGTGATGTTACATTAGCGTGTGTTGGTGAAACGTTCAAGGCACATCAGACAATACTTTCGGCATGTAGCCCgtactttgaaaatatattcCTGCAAAACACCCATCCGCACCCGATAATATTCCTCAAGGATGTCAATGACACGGAGATGAAAGCCCTTTTGCATTTTATGTACAAGGGCGAAGTTAATGTTAGTCAGCATCTGCTGCCCATGTTCTTAAAAACGGCAGAGGCGTTACAGATACGTGGACTCACtgataatagtgtaaataataaGAACAACGACGACAAAAGCTCGTCCCCAGAGCCTGACCAAACGCAGACAAGCGCTAGGCATGCAGACTCACCTAACCTACAACCACATCCTGAGAAGAGGAAAAGAAAAGTATCGGGAACTAATTATGATGTCTCGATGACTGGTGGACCTCCTAGTGAACGTTTCTTATCTGATTCtcag GCATCGTCTCAATGTAGTTACAAATCAAGTCCTACAGTGATTCCAAAGTCAAACAATACACTGGGCGGTGATTTAGAAGATGGAAGCCGAGCAATATCACCGTCATCTCAGGCACAAACAACAATCAAGCAGGAACTCGATCACCACATGCCTGACTTCCACGACAACATTTCTCTACCC GGTCATCCAGTTGGAATGCTAGGCGAAGACGGAGGACCAACCGCGGGGGCACTTAGCGATGGTGTACCTGGTATGGAACCTTCTGAGCACCATAATCCCCCGGAAATGCTCGACGGACTTGatg GACCACCAgcgaaaaaagaaaaggacaTTAAGTATGACCTTCACAGTAAATTAGAGACGCAGCTCGGTACGGAAAGTTGTAGGTTATGCGGTAAGAGTGTTGCGAACATAAAAAAGCACATGAAGTCCCATTTTCCTGACAAATATCAGTGTCAGATTTGTATGATTTCATTGACGAGGTCCGACAATCTCAAAAGGCATATCAAACTTAAGCATGGGATCCGCGAGGGCTCCATGATTTCCCCATTTATGCGCATGGAGGCTAAACATTTTCTCGCAAAATCCACCGACGAGTCATATCTCACTTAG